In Amphiura filiformis chromosome 1, Afil_fr2py, whole genome shotgun sequence, the following are encoded in one genomic region:
- the LOC140148274 gene encoding adenine DNA glycosylase-like produces the protein MKRKRSLSSSNNKKTAKSTEEKATSNSHNGTNSYHAFTMSEIPELRKLLLSWYDDNKRDLPWRQMAKEEDASKRGYAIWVSEIMLQQTQVATVIDYYNKWMKKWPTLEALASATLEEVNEMWAGLGYYSRGRRLHEGAQKVVKDLQGQMPVTSVDLSKELPGVGRYTAAAIASIAFGEASGVVDGNVIRVFTRMRCIGANSTTPSVLESIWSLANQSVDPSRPGDFNQSMMELGATVCTPKTPACSTCPVQTLCKAKMQVDNVKMLSAKKLMGNSCKEEDRSPSSIPDIECIAENCHLCLPASESWDSSIGVMNYPRKPKKKPQREEKTAVCIIQRNKTPVEYLITQRPQNGLLAGLWEFPSVTATDDTSEKRRHSAMDQYLLEDLQMEFNDKTKRRYVGEVVHIFSHIHQTYLVETFQIGDDNNNSECPAESERQWRWVTKEQFLDSAVSTAMKKVFKAYETDKKKPSSKHKSTKQVSSKKQLGLTAFFKPVTKEGK, from the exons ATGAAAAGGAAAAGATCATTATCAAGTAGTAATAACAAAAAGACTGCCAAGTCAACTGAGGAAAAAG CTACTTCCAATAGTCATAATGGGACCAACAGTTATCATGCCTTCACAATGTCTGAAATACCTGAGCTAAGAAAGCTGCTACTGAGTTGGTATGATGACAACAAAAGGGATCTACCATGGAGACAGATG GCAAAAGAAGAGGATGCCAGCAAGAGAGGTTATGCCATCTGGGTGTCTGAAATAATGCTACAACAGACTCAAGTTGCTACTGTTATAGATTACTACAACAAATGGATGAAG AAATGGCCTACTCTTGAAGCCCTTGCATCTGCCACTTTAGAG GAAGTCAATGAGATGTGGGCTGGGCTAGGCTACTACTCTAGGGGTCGTCGTCTTCATGAAGGGGCACAAAAGGTTGTCAAGGATTTACAAGGTCAAATGCcagtgacctcagttgaccttagCAAAGAGCTACCTGGAGTTGGAAGGTACACTGCAGCTGCCATAGCATCTATTGCTTTTGGAGAG GCATCTGGAGTTGTTGATGGTAACGTCATCAGAGTTTTCACTCGCATGCGATGTATAGGAGCTAATAGTACAACCCCATCTGTGTTAGAATCTATATG GTCATTAGCCAATCAATCAGTTGACCCCTCTCGGCCAGGAGATTTCAACCAATCTATGATGGAGTTAGGTGCTACAGTGTGCACTCCTAAGACGCCAGCATGTAGCACATGTCCTGTACAAACACTATGCAAAGCTAAGATGCAG gtGGACAATGTCAAAATGCTGTCTGCAAAGAAACTCATGGGTAACAGTTGCAAAGAAGAAGACAGGTCACCCTCATCTATACCAGATATAGAGTGTA TTGCTGAGAATTGTCATTTATGTTTGCCTGCATCGGAGTCATGGGACAGCAGTATAGGGGTTATGAACTACCCTAGAAAACCAAAGAAAAAACCTCAAAGAGAAGAAAAG ACTGCTGTTTGTATTATTCAAAGAAACAAAACCCCAGTGGAGTATCTTATCACACAGAGACCTCAAAATGGACTCTTAGCAGGCCTATGGGAGTTTCCTAGCGTCACTGCAACAGATGACACGTCAGAGAAGCGACGCCATTCTGCAATGGACCAGTATCTGCTTGAAGATTTACAGATGGAATTCAATGATAAAACCAAAAGGCGGTATGTCGGGGAAGttgtgcatattttctcacatatACATCAGACTTACTTAGTGGAGACGTTTCAGATTGGTGATGATAATAACAACTCTGAATGTCCAGCGGAGTCCGAGAGACAATGGCGTTGGGTCACCAAGGAACAGTTCCTGGATTCAGCTGTTTCAACGGCAATGAAGAAAGTGTTCAAGGCTTATGAAACGGACAAGAAG AAACCTTCATCAAAACACAAATCAACCAAGCAGGTCTCCAGCAAGAAACAACTGGGATTGACAGCTTTTTTCAAACCTGTTACTAAAGAAGGAAAGTAA